The uncultured Bacteroides sp. genome includes the window TCGATAGATTATTCATGAAAGTTTCTATTTATTTATCACACAAAAGTACTACTTTTGTCGAAACATTCAACTAATGAGGGTACTATTAATAAACACTTCGGAACGAATAGGCGGTGCCGCCGTTGCAGCCGGCCGCTTATTGGAATCATTGAAAAACAATGGAATCAAAGTCAAGTTATTGGTGCGCGATAAGCAAACCGACCAAATCAGTGTTGTGGGTCTTGAGCGTAGCTGGTTGCATGTGTGGCGGTTTGTTTGGGAACGTGTGGTTATCTGGAAGTTTAATCACTTTAAAAAAAACAACCTTTTTGCGGTCGATATAGCCAATACCGGTTCGGACATAACTGTACTTCCCGAATTTAAAGAAGCCGATGTGATTCATCTGCACTGGATCAACCAGGGTATGCTCTCTCTTCGTAATATTCAGAAAATACTAAAATCGGGCAAGCCCGTGGTTTGGACAATGCACGATATGTGGCCCTGTACCGGCATTTGTCACCATGCACGCGAATGCACGAACTATCAGCAGGAGTGTCATAACTGCCCGTTTATATACGGTGGCGGTAGTAAGAAAGACTTGTCGTATCGCATCTTCCGTAAAAAGCAAAAGCTATATAAAAATACGCCGATTTCTTTTGTGGCTTGTAGCCAGTGGCTACAACATCAGGCGCAAAAGAGTGCTTTGCTTGCCGGGCAACGGGTTATTAGCATACCCAACCCCATCAATACGAACCTCTTTAAACCTCACGACAAGAAGGAAGCCCGGAATAGATGTATGCTGCCGCAAGAGGGGAAATTGATTTTATTCGGCTCCGTAAAGATAACCGATAAACGCAAAGGAATAGATTATCTGATAGAGTCGTGTAACTTATTGGCTGCTGCGCATCCGGAATGGAAAGAAACATTGGCGGTGGTTGTGTTTGGCAATCAATCGGCAAAGTTGGAGAACCTGTTGCCTTTTCGTGTTTATCCGCTTAACTATGTAAGCAACGAACATGAATTGGTTGATATATATAATGCGGTCGATCTCTTTGTCACCCCTTCTCTTGAAGAGAATTTGCCGAATACCATTATGGAAGCAATGGCTTGTGGTGTGCCTTGTGTGGGATTTAATGTGGGAGGAATTCCCGAAATGATAGATCATCTGCATAACGGGTATGTGGCCGAATACAAATCTTCTGAAGATTTTGCTAACGGCATCTATTGGGCGCTAACCGATCCGGAATATGCCAACCTGGCCGAACAAGCTTGTCGCAAGGCTGTAGCTAGCTACTCGGAGGGCATTATCGCTAAAAAGTACATTGACTTGTACAACAAAGTAACAGGGAAATATGCATAGCCATCTTACTCCCGTTTTCTCCGTAATAACCGTTACCTACAATGCGGGAAAGGTATTGGAGGATACCATGCAAAGTGTTATCTCGCAAACCTATCATCATATCGAGTATATCGTCATTGATGGCGGATCAAAAGACAACACACTATCGGTGATTGAAAAATACCGATCTACTATTCACTCTTTTGTGAGTGAACCGGACAAAGGGATATACGATGCAATGAACAAGGGAATGGCACTTGCCACGGGAGATTATCTCTGCTTTTTGAATGCAGGAGACAGCTTTCACGAAGATGATACGTTGCAACAGGTGGTACATTCAATAGGGCTGTATACTGAATTGCCGGATGTGCTCTATGGTGAAACGGCATTAGTCGATAGTCAGCGGCATTTCGTTCGTATGCGTCGGCTTGCAGCTCCCGAAACGCTTTCCTGGAAAAGTTTTAAGCAAGGTATGTTAGTTTGCCATCAGGCTTTTATAGC containing:
- a CDS encoding glycosyltransferase family 4 protein — encoded protein: MRVLLINTSERIGGAAVAAGRLLESLKNNGIKVKLLVRDKQTDQISVVGLERSWLHVWRFVWERVVIWKFNHFKKNNLFAVDIANTGSDITVLPEFKEADVIHLHWINQGMLSLRNIQKILKSGKPVVWTMHDMWPCTGICHHARECTNYQQECHNCPFIYGGGSKKDLSYRIFRKKQKLYKNTPISFVACSQWLQHQAQKSALLAGQRVISIPNPINTNLFKPHDKKEARNRCMLPQEGKLILFGSVKITDKRKGIDYLIESCNLLAAAHPEWKETLAVVVFGNQSAKLENLLPFRVYPLNYVSNEHELVDIYNAVDLFVTPSLEENLPNTIMEAMACGVPCVGFNVGGIPEMIDHLHNGYVAEYKSSEDFANGIYWALTDPEYANLAEQACRKAVASYSEGIIAKKYIDLYNKVTGKYA
- a CDS encoding glycosyltransferase family 2 protein encodes the protein MHSHLTPVFSVITVTYNAGKVLEDTMQSVISQTYHHIEYIVIDGGSKDNTLSVIEKYRSTIHSFVSEPDKGIYDAMNKGMALATGDYLCFLNAGDSFHEDDTLQQVVHSIGLYTELPDVLYGETALVDSQRHFVRMRRLAAPETLSWKSFKQGMLVCHQAFIAKRTLAEPYHISYRFSADFDWCIRIMKKARVLDNTRLVLIDYLDEGTTTQNRKASLKERFRIMAKHYGLISTVAHHAWFVLRLLTKAGQ